One Desmodus rotundus isolate HL8 chromosome 4, HLdesRot8A.1, whole genome shotgun sequence DNA segment encodes these proteins:
- the PSAPL1 gene encoding proactivator polypeptide-like 1, with translation MLPALLLLPGLLGAALASPIQGPRECVQGSALWCQDLQAAVRCGAVGHCRSAVWSQPTARSLPCDLCLEVVAAASNGLNPNATETDILALVTKTCEWLPSQDSLAKCKEMTDVHSSAILDMLRGDLGSAPAQVCTALTLCQPLQMVLATPGSLSEEDTSEVVAPFMARGPLSPHPLQIPEDTVCQDCVQLVARLQDAVGSNMSNLAEVTTQEQCKSLGPGLDLLCRNYILHFLTPAENMLRLVLPEETCERGGFCEEMRGPAADTVPFLEPLSAREQNEVLMKASLTCEVCLQVVQELDQWLESDSTEALIRRGLERVCSVMPASIVKQCVTMVDTYSPALMQFVTKVPPEEVCKAIRLCRPQRRARAIHEAYKTTPLPLLDTENQGHFCNGCRRLLGVSTQNLERKNTKRGILRAFKGGCSILPLPYLIQCRRFVDEYEPVLIATLKEVMDPLRLCTKVGACHAPRTPLLGTDQCVLGPSFWCANQEAAEMCNAMEHCQRHMWKVAPFLAGEHA, from the coding sequence ATGCTCCCTGCGCTGCTTCTGCTGCCTGGCCTCCTGGGGGCCGCGCTGGCCAGCCCCATCCAGGGCCCCCGGGAGTGCGTGCAGGGCTCGGCCCTGTGGTGTCAGGACCTGCAGGCGGCGGTGCGGTGCGGGGCCGTGGGACACTGCCGAAGTGCTGTCTGGAGCCAGCCCACCGCCAGGTCCCTGCCCTGTGACCTGTGCCTGGAGGTGGTGGCCGCGGCCAGCAACGGGCTGAACCCCAATGCCACGGAGACCGATATTCTGGCTTTGGTGACGAAGACCTGTGAGTGGCTTCCCAGCCAGGACTCTTTGGCCAAATGCAAGGAGATGACAGACGTCCACAGCTCGGCCATCCTGGACATGCTGCGGGGGGACCTGGGCAGCGCCCCGGCACAGGTGTGCACCGCACTcaccctctgccagccactgcagATGGTCCTGGCCACCCCGGGGTCACTCTCCGAGGAGGACACATCCGAGGTGGTGGCCCCGTTCATGGCCAGGGggcccctcagcccccaccctctGCAGATCCCTGAGGACACCGTGTGCCAGGACTGTGTCCAGCTGGTCGCCCGGCTCCAAGATGCTGTTGGGTCCAACATGTCCAACCTGGCAGAAGTGACCACCCAGGAGCAGTGTAagtccctggggccaggcctggatCTCCTGTGCAGGAACTACATCCTTCACTTTCTCACCCCGGCTGAGAACATGCTGAGGCTCGTCCTGCCTGAGGAGACCTGCGAGCGGGGGGGCTTCTGTGAGGAGATGCGGGGGCCCGCTGCAGATACGGTCCCTTTCCTGGAGCCACTGTCCGCGAGGGAGCAGAACGAGGTGCTGATGAAGGCCAGCCTGACCTGCGAGGTGTGCCTGCAGGTGGTCCAGGAGCTGGACCAGTGGCTGGAATCTGATAGCACGGAGGCCCTGATCCGCCGAGGCCTGGAGCGAGTGTGCTCGGTGATGCCCGCGTCCATCGTGAAGCAGTGTGTCACCATGGTGGACACCTACAGCCCCGCCCTGATGCAGTTTGTGACCAAAGTGCCCCCAGAGGAGGTGTGCAAAGCCATCCGGCTCTGCAGGCCCCAGCGGCGGGCCCGGGCCATCCACGAGGCCTACAAAACCACTCCGCTCCCCTTGCTGGACACAGAAAACCAGGGACACTTCTGCAACGGGTGCAGGAGGCTGCTGGGCGTGTCCACGCAGAACCTGGAGCGCAAGAACACCAAGCGCGGCATCCTGAGGGCCTTCAAGGGCGGCTGCAGCATCCTGCCGCTGCCCTACCTGATCCAGTGCCGCCGCTTCGTGGACGAGTATGAGCCCGTGCTCATCGCGACCCtcaaggaggtgatggacccccTCAGGCTGTGCACGAAGGTGGGCGCCTGCCACGCCCCCAGGACCCCGCTGCTGGGCACCGACCAGTGCGTCTTGGGTCCGAGCTTCTGGTGCGCGAACCAGGAGGCAGCGGAGATGTGCAACGCCATGGAGCACTGCCAGCGTCACATGTGGAAGGTGGCGCCCTTCCTCGCCGGAGAGCACGCCTGA